One stretch of Paraburkholderia fungorum DNA includes these proteins:
- a CDS encoding response regulator transcription factor produces the protein MRIALIEPDVQHARAIDRLVFAGGHVCQHFTASAPFLQSAQTDFFDLLITENWAGDHCAEDVIPLARAILPDLPVMVLMAAPRESQIVAALHAGADDCLNKPVRGPEMLARIHALMRRAGLRRPPNRRRDVIGGYSFDAAHFAVAFRDQTVILTPKEFRLALLLFSNLARPVSRVHILEVVWTRGRDVPSRTVDTHVSRVRSKLQLRVELGYCLTPLYGYGYQLDPVPLETPAETA, from the coding sequence ATGCGAATCGCTCTAATCGAACCCGACGTGCAGCATGCCCGAGCGATCGACCGGCTGGTCTTTGCCGGCGGCCATGTGTGCCAGCACTTCACCGCAAGCGCTCCATTTCTGCAGAGCGCGCAGACCGACTTCTTCGATCTTCTCATCACCGAAAACTGGGCCGGCGACCATTGCGCCGAAGACGTGATTCCGCTGGCCCGCGCAATCCTGCCGGATTTGCCGGTCATGGTGCTGATGGCCGCGCCGCGCGAAAGCCAGATTGTCGCCGCCTTGCACGCCGGCGCCGACGACTGCCTGAACAAACCGGTGCGCGGCCCGGAAATGCTGGCGCGCATCCACGCGCTGATGCGTCGCGCGGGGCTACGGCGACCGCCCAACCGGCGGCGGGATGTGATCGGCGGCTATTCGTTCGACGCCGCGCATTTCGCGGTCGCCTTCCGTGACCAGACGGTTATCCTGACGCCCAAGGAATTCCGGCTGGCGCTACTGCTGTTCAGCAATCTCGCGCGGCCCGTTTCGCGCGTACATATCCTCGAAGTCGTCTGGACACGTGGCCGCGACGTACCGTCGCGCACCGTCGACACCCACGTGTCGCGCGTACGCAGCAAATTGCAGTTGCGCGTCGAGCTCGGCTATTGCCTGACGCCGCTTTACGGCTACGGCTATCAACTCGACCCGGTTCCGCTCGAGACTCCCGCCGAGACCGCGTGA
- the grxD gene encoding Grx4 family monothiol glutaredoxin, whose translation MDTQQRIKQIVDENNVVLFMKGTAQFPMCGFSGRAIQILKACGVGEIKTVNVLEDDEVRQGIKTFSNWPTIPQLYVKGEFIGGSDIMMEMYESGELQQLFAAA comes from the coding sequence ATGGATACGCAACAACGCATCAAGCAAATCGTCGACGAAAATAACGTCGTCCTCTTCATGAAGGGCACGGCCCAGTTTCCGATGTGCGGCTTTTCCGGCCGTGCCATCCAGATCCTGAAGGCATGCGGCGTCGGCGAAATCAAAACCGTCAACGTCCTCGAAGACGACGAAGTCCGCCAGGGCATCAAGACGTTCTCGAACTGGCCGACCATTCCGCAGCTCTACGTGAAGGGCGAGTTCATCGGCGGCTCGGACATCATGATGGAAATGTACGAATCGGGCGAACTCCAGCAGCTGTTCGCCGCGGCCTGA
- a CDS encoding DODA-type extradiol aromatic ring-opening family dioxygenase produces the protein MNRLPSLFLSHGAPTLPIDPSMPSAEFGSLSAQLPRPESILMLSAHWGTAQPVASTSTAPETIHDFYGFPRQLYEIQYPAPGAPDVARRAAALLGDNGILADVQPHGLDHGAWVPMLLMFPHADVPVAQLSIQPHMDAAHHFHVGRALRALKDDGVMVIGSGQITHNLRAADFSARPEDADPRVTEFTDWFEDRLAAHDVDALLDYRRQAPHAVLMHPTDEHLLPVFAALGAADDDYSLGIQSLGTFQRSLAMTNYVFGTA, from the coding sequence ATGAACCGCCTTCCTTCGCTTTTTCTTTCGCACGGCGCGCCCACGCTGCCGATCGATCCGTCCATGCCGTCCGCCGAATTCGGCTCGCTGAGCGCCCAGTTGCCGCGCCCGGAGTCCATCCTGATGCTGTCGGCCCACTGGGGCACGGCGCAGCCCGTGGCGAGCACGTCAACGGCCCCGGAGACCATTCACGACTTCTATGGCTTTCCGCGTCAGTTGTACGAGATCCAATATCCGGCTCCCGGGGCGCCCGACGTTGCGCGCCGCGCCGCCGCGCTGCTCGGCGACAACGGCATCCTCGCGGATGTCCAGCCGCACGGGCTCGACCACGGCGCGTGGGTGCCGATGCTGTTGATGTTCCCGCACGCCGACGTGCCCGTCGCCCAGTTGTCGATCCAGCCGCACATGGACGCCGCGCACCACTTCCACGTGGGCCGCGCGCTGCGTGCGCTGAAGGACGACGGCGTGATGGTGATCGGCTCCGGCCAGATCACGCACAATCTGCGCGCCGCCGATTTTTCAGCGCGTCCGGAAGACGCCGATCCGCGTGTTACGGAGTTCACCGACTGGTTCGAAGACAGGCTCGCCGCGCACGACGTCGACGCGCTGCTGGACTACCGCCGCCAGGCTCCGCACGCGGTGCTGATGCATCCGACGGACGAACATCTGCTGCCCGTCTTCGCTGCGCTAGGTGCCGCCGACGACGATTATTCGCTCGGCATCCAGTCGCTCGGCACGTTCCAGCGGTCGCTGGCCATGACGAACTACGTGTTCGGCACCGCCTGA
- a CDS encoding aminopeptidase P family protein has product MNARLPETSSIPERLTTLRDAMAREGVAAYLVPSADPHLSEYLPGRWQGRQWLSGFTGSAGTLVVTADFAGVWTDSRYWEQANAQLAGTGVQLMKMTGGQQTAPHFDWLAQNVAEGGTVGVDGAVLGVAAARALTQALNARGVKLRTDVDLFDAIWPQRPSLPAEAVFEHAAPHASVARSEKLAQIRRAMADKGAQWHFISTLDDLAWLLNLRGADVSYNPVFVAHALIGVDGASLFVADGKVSPELAAALTRDGIKVEPYAKAADALAALPGGSTLLIDPRRITYGSLQPVPSTVKVVEAVNPSTFFKACKTEAEAAHVRATMEQDGAALAEFFAWFESALGRETITELTIDEKLTAARARRPGFVSLSFATIAGFNANGAMPHYRATEESHSVVEGDGLLLIDSGAQYLSGTTDITRVVPVGTPSEAQRRDFTIVLKGTMALSRAQFPRGIRSPMLDAIARAPIWEAGADYGHGTGHGVGYFLNVHEGPQVISHYAPAEPWTAMEEGMITSVEPGIYRPGKWGVRIENLVLNVAAGKTEFGDFLKFETLTLCPIDTRCLDLSLLRDDERAWLNAYHETVRTRLSPHVSGDALAWLELRTQPI; this is encoded by the coding sequence ATGAATGCCCGACTCCCCGAAACTTCCTCCATCCCCGAACGTTTGACGACTTTGCGCGACGCCATGGCGCGCGAGGGCGTGGCCGCCTATCTGGTACCGTCCGCCGACCCGCATCTGTCTGAGTATCTGCCGGGGCGCTGGCAGGGCCGGCAATGGCTGTCGGGCTTCACCGGTTCGGCTGGCACGCTGGTCGTCACCGCCGATTTCGCAGGCGTCTGGACCGACAGCCGCTACTGGGAGCAGGCCAACGCGCAGCTGGCCGGAACGGGCGTCCAGCTCATGAAGATGACAGGCGGCCAGCAAACCGCGCCGCACTTCGACTGGCTCGCGCAAAACGTGGCGGAGGGCGGCACGGTGGGTGTCGACGGAGCGGTGCTCGGCGTGGCGGCGGCGCGGGCATTGACCCAGGCGCTGAACGCGCGCGGCGTGAAGCTGCGCACCGACGTCGATCTGTTCGACGCAATCTGGCCGCAGCGTCCGTCGTTGCCTGCTGAGGCTGTGTTCGAACACGCGGCGCCGCATGCCAGCGTCGCGCGTTCGGAAAAACTGGCGCAGATTCGTCGCGCGATGGCCGACAAAGGCGCGCAGTGGCACTTCATTTCCACGCTCGACGACCTCGCGTGGCTGCTGAATCTGCGCGGCGCCGACGTCAGCTATAACCCGGTGTTTGTCGCGCACGCGCTGATCGGTGTCGATGGTGCGTCGCTGTTTGTTGCAGACGGCAAGGTTTCGCCAGAGCTGGCCGCGGCGCTCACGCGCGACGGCATCAAAGTCGAGCCGTATGCAAAAGCGGCCGACGCGCTTGCCGCATTGCCGGGCGGCAGCACGTTGCTGATCGACCCGCGCCGCATCACTTATGGCTCGCTGCAACCGGTGCCGTCGACCGTGAAGGTGGTGGAGGCCGTCAATCCGTCCACGTTCTTCAAGGCGTGCAAGACCGAGGCCGAAGCCGCCCACGTGCGCGCGACGATGGAGCAGGACGGCGCGGCGCTGGCCGAATTCTTCGCGTGGTTCGAAAGCGCGCTGGGCCGCGAGACGATCACCGAATTGACCATCGACGAAAAGCTGACGGCGGCGCGAGCGCGTCGTCCGGGCTTTGTCTCGCTAAGTTTTGCGACGATCGCCGGTTTCAACGCGAACGGCGCGATGCCGCATTACCGCGCGACCGAAGAATCACATTCGGTGGTCGAAGGCGATGGATTGCTGTTGATCGATTCCGGCGCGCAATACCTGAGCGGCACGACCGACATCACGCGCGTCGTGCCGGTCGGCACCCCGAGCGAAGCGCAGCGGCGCGATTTCACGATCGTGCTGAAGGGCACGATGGCGTTGTCGCGTGCGCAATTCCCGCGCGGCATCCGCTCGCCGATGCTCGACGCCATCGCCCGCGCGCCGATCTGGGAAGCGGGCGCTGACTACGGGCACGGCACCGGTCATGGCGTCGGCTATTTCCTGAATGTGCACGAAGGCCCGCAGGTGATCTCGCACTACGCGCCCGCTGAACCGTGGACCGCGATGGAAGAAGGCATGATCACGTCTGTTGAGCCGGGTATTTACCGGCCGGGCAAGTGGGGCGTGCGGATCGAAAACCTCGTGCTGAATGTGGCGGCCGGGAAAACCGAATTCGGCGATTTTCTCAAGTTCGAAACGTTGACGCTTTGCCCGATCGACACGCGCTGTCTCGACCTGTCGCTGCTGCGCGACGATGAGCGTGCGTGGCTTAACGCGTATCACGAAACGGTGCGCACACGTCTGTCGCCGCATGTGTCGGGCGACGCGCTTGCGTGGCTGGAGTTGCGCACACAACCCATCTGA
- the hemA gene encoding glutamyl-tRNA reductase, protein MQLLTIGINHHTAPVALRERVAFPLEQIKPALDTFKGVWLGRTARTAPEAAILSTCNRTELYCVTDDQAAREAAIQWFSKYHNLPIDELAPHVYALPQSEAVRHAFRVASGLDSMVLGETQIVGQMKDAVRTASEAGALGTYLNQLFQRTFAVAKEVRSTTEIGAQSVSMAAAAVRLAQRIFDKISNQRVLFIGAGEMIELCATHFAAQHPRELVVANRTAERGSRLAERFNGRAIPLSELPSRMHEFDIIVSCTASTLPIIGLGAVERAVKARRHRPIFMVDLAVPRDIEPEAGQLEDVFLYTVDDLGAIVREGNASRQAAVAQAEAIIETRVQNFMQWLDARSIVPVIRHMHTQADVLRRAEVERAQKMLARGEDPAAVLEALSQSLTNKLIHGPTHALNHASSESRDTLIELMSGFYKHSGSTER, encoded by the coding sequence ATGCAGCTTCTAACGATCGGAATCAATCACCACACTGCGCCTGTCGCCCTGCGCGAACGCGTGGCGTTTCCGCTCGAACAGATCAAGCCTGCACTGGACACATTCAAAGGCGTCTGGCTCGGCCGCACCGCCCGCACGGCGCCTGAAGCGGCAATTCTTTCCACGTGCAATCGCACTGAGCTTTACTGCGTCACCGACGACCAGGCCGCGCGCGAAGCCGCGATCCAGTGGTTTTCGAAGTACCACAATCTCCCCATCGACGAACTCGCGCCGCACGTCTACGCACTGCCGCAGTCTGAAGCGGTGCGCCATGCGTTCCGCGTCGCGTCGGGGCTCGATTCAATGGTGCTCGGCGAAACGCAAATCGTCGGACAAATGAAGGATGCGGTGCGCACCGCATCCGAAGCCGGCGCGCTCGGTACGTATCTGAACCAGTTGTTCCAGCGCACCTTCGCGGTCGCGAAGGAAGTACGCAGCACGACGGAAATCGGCGCGCAGTCGGTTTCGATGGCGGCCGCGGCCGTCCGGCTCGCACAGCGCATCTTCGACAAGATTTCGAACCAGCGCGTGCTGTTCATCGGCGCGGGCGAAATGATCGAGTTGTGCGCGACCCACTTTGCCGCGCAGCATCCGCGTGAACTGGTGGTCGCAAACCGTACCGCCGAGCGCGGTTCGCGGCTTGCCGAGCGCTTCAACGGCCGCGCTATTCCGCTGTCGGAACTGCCGTCGCGCATGCATGAATTCGACATCATCGTGTCGTGCACGGCGTCCACGTTGCCGATCATTGGGCTCGGCGCGGTCGAGCGCGCGGTGAAGGCGCGTCGTCACCGGCCCATTTTCATGGTCGACCTGGCCGTTCCGCGCGACATCGAGCCCGAAGCCGGTCAGCTCGAAGACGTGTTCCTTTACACCGTCGACGACCTCGGTGCGATCGTCCGCGAAGGCAATGCTTCGCGGCAAGCCGCGGTCGCGCAGGCCGAAGCGATCATCGAAACGCGCGTGCAGAATTTCATGCAGTGGCTCGACGCGCGCAGCATCGTGCCGGTTATCCGCCACATGCATACGCAAGCCGACGTGCTGCGCCGCGCCGAAGTCGAGCGTGCGCAGAAAATGCTCGCGCGTGGCGAAGATCCGGCTGCGGTGCTCGAAGCGTTGTCGCAGTCGCTCACCAATAAGCTGATCCACGGTCCCACGCATGCGCTCAATCACGCGAGCAGCGAAAGCCGTGACACGCTCATCGAACTGATGAGCGGTTTTTACAAACACTCCGGTTCCACCGAGCGTTAG
- the prfA gene encoding peptide chain release factor 1: protein MKTSMQRKLDQLTIRLAELNDLLSREDVTSNLDQYRKLTREHAELGPVVEHYALWRNAMNDAETAQELLTDASMRDFAEEEIRAARDRMEQLGAELQKMLLPKDPNDDRNIFVEIRAGTGGDESALFAGDLLRMYLRYAERNRWQVEMMSASESDLGGYKEVIVRIAGEAAYSKLKFESGGHRVQRVPATETQGRIHTSACTVAVMPEADEIGEVEINPADLRIDTFRASGAGGQHINKTDSAVRVTHLPTGIVVECQDDRSQHKNKDRALKVLAARIKDKQSHEQQAKEAATRKSLIGSGDRSERIRTYNFPQGRLTDHRINLTLYRLDAIMDGDLDELIAALVSEHQAELLASLGDAD from the coding sequence ATGAAAACGAGCATGCAACGCAAGCTCGACCAGCTCACCATAAGGCTGGCCGAACTGAACGACCTGTTGAGCCGCGAGGACGTCACCTCGAATCTCGACCAATACCGCAAGCTGACGCGCGAACACGCCGAGCTTGGGCCGGTGGTCGAGCATTACGCGCTGTGGCGCAACGCGATGAACGATGCGGAAACCGCGCAGGAACTGCTGACGGACGCGTCGATGCGCGATTTCGCGGAAGAGGAAATTCGCGCGGCGCGTGACCGGATGGAGCAACTCGGTGCCGAACTGCAGAAGATGCTGCTGCCGAAAGATCCGAACGACGACCGCAATATCTTCGTCGAAATTCGTGCGGGTACGGGCGGCGACGAGTCAGCGCTGTTCGCGGGCGATCTGCTGCGGATGTATTTGCGCTATGCCGAGCGTAATCGCTGGCAGGTCGAAATGATGTCGGCGAGCGAATCGGACCTCGGCGGCTACAAGGAAGTGATCGTGCGGATCGCGGGCGAAGCCGCCTATTCGAAGCTGAAGTTCGAATCCGGCGGACATCGCGTGCAGCGCGTGCCCGCCACCGAAACTCAGGGCCGGATTCACACGTCGGCGTGCACGGTGGCTGTCATGCCTGAAGCCGATGAAATCGGCGAGGTCGAGATCAATCCGGCCGATCTGCGTATCGACACGTTCCGCGCGTCGGGCGCGGGCGGTCAGCACATCAACAAGACCGATTCGGCGGTGCGCGTCACGCACTTGCCGACGGGGATCGTCGTCGAATGTCAGGACGACCGCTCGCAACACAAGAACAAGGATCGCGCGCTGAAGGTGCTCGCCGCGCGCATCAAGGACAAGCAGTCGCACGAGCAGCAGGCGAAGGAAGCCGCGACGCGCAAAAGTCTGATCGGTTCGGGCGACCGTTCCGAGCGGATTCGTACGTATAACTTCCCGCAAGGACGGCTGACCGATCACCGGATCAACCTCACGCTGTATCGCCTCGACGCGATCATGGACGGCGATCTGGACGAACTGATCGCGGCGCTCGTCAGCGAGCATCAGGCCGAGTTGCTGGCTTCGCTGGGCGACGCGGACTGA
- a CDS encoding UbiX family flavin prenyltransferase, with translation METRAAAPRRLIVAITGATGAIYGIRLLETLRRLGGVESHLLISSAGWLNIQHELQLSKEDVHPLADVVHSVRDVGASIASGSFATDGMVVAPCSMRTLASVAHGFSDNLITRAADVTLKERRRLVLLVRETPFNLAHLRNMTAVTEMGGVIFPPLPAFYNQPTSIDQMVDHTVARVLDLFALGPALSPAWAGLRGPQE, from the coding sequence ATGGAAACACGCGCTGCGGCGCCCCGCCGGCTGATCGTCGCGATCACCGGTGCAACCGGCGCCATCTACGGCATCCGGCTGCTTGAAACGCTGCGCAGGCTCGGCGGCGTCGAGAGCCATCTGCTGATTTCGAGCGCAGGCTGGCTCAATATCCAGCACGAACTCCAGTTGAGCAAAGAAGACGTGCATCCGCTCGCGGATGTCGTCCATTCTGTGCGCGACGTCGGCGCGAGCATCGCGTCCGGCTCGTTTGCCACCGACGGCATGGTCGTCGCCCCCTGTTCCATGCGAACGCTCGCAAGCGTCGCACATGGCTTTTCGGACAACCTGATCACCCGCGCCGCCGACGTCACGCTGAAAGAGCGCCGCCGGCTCGTCCTGCTTGTGCGCGAAACGCCGTTCAACCTCGCGCATCTGCGGAATATGACGGCGGTGACCGAAATGGGTGGCGTGATTTTCCCGCCCCTGCCTGCTTTCTACAATCAGCCCACCTCAATCGATCAGATGGTCGACCACACCGTCGCACGCGTGCTGGATCTATTCGCGCTCGGACCCGCGTTGTCGCCTGCCTGGGCTGGGTTGCGCGGTCCTCAGGAATAA
- the prmC gene encoding peptide chain release factor N(5)-glutamine methyltransferase, whose amino-acid sequence MTSATPVTPAALLRGSPLPPLEARILLTHVLGWRPTQLITRSDEALDAANVEQFRALEARRVAGEPVAQLVGAREFFGLDFEVTRDVLIPRPETELLVETALAAMEGISRPRVLDLGTGTGAIAVAIASMRPDAQVWALDRSAEALAVATRNTVRLLDAKRPGGAVALSRSDWYDSLDPALRFDVIVSNPPYIADGDPHLSEGDLRFEPRGALTDEADGLSAIRKIVAGATARLAANGVLWIEHGYDQAKAVRELLTAQCFAQVRSERDLAGIERISGGRVSAAA is encoded by the coding sequence ATGACTTCTGCCACTCCGGTCACGCCCGCCGCGCTGTTGCGCGGCTCGCCATTGCCGCCGCTCGAAGCGCGGATTCTGCTCACACACGTGCTCGGCTGGCGGCCCACGCAGTTGATTACCCGCAGCGACGAAGCGCTCGATGCCGCGAATGTTGAGCAATTCCGCGCGCTCGAAGCCCGGCGCGTGGCCGGTGAGCCTGTCGCGCAACTGGTCGGCGCACGCGAGTTTTTCGGGCTGGATTTCGAGGTGACGCGCGACGTGCTGATTCCGCGTCCCGAAACCGAATTGCTGGTCGAAACCGCGCTGGCTGCCATGGAGGGCATTTCGCGTCCGCGCGTGCTCGATCTCGGCACTGGCACGGGCGCAATTGCCGTGGCGATTGCGTCGATGCGGCCCGACGCACAAGTCTGGGCGCTCGACCGTTCGGCCGAAGCGCTGGCGGTTGCCACACGCAATACGGTCCGTCTGCTGGATGCAAAACGGCCGGGGGGCGCTGTCGCGTTGAGCCGGAGCGACTGGTACGACTCGCTCGATCCGGCGTTGCGCTTCGACGTGATCGTCAGCAATCCGCCGTATATCGCGGACGGCGACCCGCATCTGTCGGAAGGCGATCTGCGCTTCGAACCGCGCGGCGCGCTTACCGACGAAGCCGACGGCCTCAGCGCGATCCGCAAAATCGTCGCTGGTGCGACCGCGCGGCTCGCCGCCAACGGCGTCCTGTGGATCGAGCACGGTTACGATCAGGCCAAAGCCGTCCGCGAACTGCTGACGGCGCAATGCTTCGCGCAGGTTCGCTCGGAGCGCGATCTCGCCGGAATCGAGCGGATCAGCGGCGGCCGCGTGAGCGCTGCCGCCTAG